AACCAGCAGTACCGCGGCTACTGAGCCGACCCCCGGACACCGCGTGCCTGCTGGCACGATGGGTTCATGGGTAATGCGCGGCTTCAGTCGATTCACGTCCATCCGGTCAAGGCGTTCCGGGGCCTCGCGCCCGGGGAGGCCGACGTGGAGCCCTGGGGGCTGGCCGGGGACAGGCGCTGGGCGCTGATCGACGACGGGGGAAAGGTCGTCACGCAACGCCGGGAGCCGCGTGTCGCGCTTGCCGCCGCCGAGCTGCTGCCCGGCGGCGGCGTCCGGCTGTCCGCGCCCGGCATGGAGCCGCTGGAGGTCCCCGTACCGCGCCCGGTCGGCACCGTGCCGGTGACGATCTTCCGGGACAAGGTGGAGGCGGTGCCCGCCGAGGACGCGGCCGCGCACGCCTGGTGCAGCGACTATCTCGGCGCGGACGCCCGTCTGGTGCACATGGACGATCCCGCCACGCGCCGGCCCGTCGATCCGGAGTACGCGCTCGACGGAGAGACCGTTTCCTTCGCCGACGGCTTTCCCCTGCTGCTCACCACGACGGCCTCGCTCGACGCCCTGAACTCCCTGATCGCGCAGGGTGATCACGCCGACGAGGGTCCGCTGCGCATGGACCGGTTCCGGCCCAACGTGGTCGTGTCGGGCACCGATGCCTGGGCCGAGGACGACTGGTCGCTGCTCTCGATCGGCGAGGTCGTCTTCCGGGTCGCCAAGACCTGTGGGCGCTGTGTCGTGACCACCACCGACCAGTCCACCGCCGCCCGCGGCAGGGAACCTCTGCACACCCTGGGACACCACCGTCGCCTGGGCGGAAAGCTGGTCTTCGGGCAGAACCTGGTGGCCCGGTCCCGTGGCACGATCCGCGTCGGCGACCCCGTCACGATCCTCGATCGGTAGAGACCCGCTCAACGCCTGATGTGCGGGAACCCACCGCGGGGGACCGCGCGTTGATAATCGTGAGAAGTTCATGAGAGGTCCGGCTGGTGATTTCGCTCTCTCTTTGACCGGGCCTGCACGTGAACATCTCCGCCAGGGGTTATCACGGAGCGGGAAGGGGGTGCGGACAGTGCGAGCGATGAGCGGACTCTGGCGCTGGCGGCGCAATCCGCTGCGCCGTGCGACCGATCTGGCCGAGGCCTGGGTCGCCCTCGCGGCCCTGCTGCTCATCCTGGTCGTCGCGCCGGTGGCCGGCGTCGTCGTGGGCGGCCTCGCCCAGGACTCCCTCCAGGAATCGGTGCGCGACCAGCGCGGCACCCGTCATGTGGTGACGGCGACCGTGGCCCGCAAGCTGGACCGGTCCCCGCTGGACGCCGACCCCGAGACCTCCACCGGGCGGGAGATGCGCACCCGCGTCCTCGCCGACTGGACCGCGCCGGACGGCACCGCACAGCACGGCCCGGTGCTGGCGAACCTCAAGGACCCGCATCGGGGCGACCACTTCACCATCTGGACGGACGCCCGGGGCCACATAGTGGCCCGGCCGCTGGACTCCGCGACCGCCACGACCCATGCCGTCCTCGCCGGCTTCGGTGCGGCCCTGCTCGGCATCGGACTCGTCGAGAGTGCCCGCCGGTTGATCGTCTGGCGCATGGTCCGTCGCCGGTACGCCCGTTGGGACCAGGCCTGGGAGCGGGTGGGCCCGGACTGGGGCAGGACCGGCACCGGCAGCTGACAGCCTTCCCTCTCTGGTCAACCCACCGCCTGCGCGCACGCTACGGTGGACCGGCCGAACTTCTTCGGCAGCACGAACCCGCGAGCGAGCGAGCCGCAGGGACGTGCCGGTGTCCGGCAGTTGACGTCGGTACCGGTGTCCCGACGGCCCGCGAGCCATGAGTACCGCACAGTGGGGGCACGGCAACGCCATGGCACAGGGCACGGTCCAGGTGACGCACACCGGTACCTCGCGGTGGCGGCGCCGCACGGGTGAGTACGCATCGCTCGCCGCCGCCCTGGAGGCCGCGGCCGACGGCGACGTCCTCACGGTCGCCCCCGGCACCTACCGGGAGAACCTCGTCGTGCAGCGGGCGGTGACCCTGCGCGGGCCTGAGGGCTCCCCCGGCTCGGTGCGGATCGCGCCCCTCGACGGGGTGCCGCTGACCGTGCGCGCCTCGGCGGTGGTCCAGGACCTGCACGTGGAGGGCCAGGACGCGGCAGCGCCCGCGCTGCTCGTCGAGGAGGGCACCCCGGAGCTGACGGACATCCGGATCGTCACCCGGTCCGCGGCCGGGATAGAGGTGCGCGGCGGCGCCCGGCCCACCGTGCGGCGCTGCACCGTCGACAACCCGGCCGGGATCGGCATCGCCGTACTCGACGACGGGGGCGGCGTGTTCGAGGAGTGCGAGGTCGTGGCGGCCGGCCAGGCCGGCGTCGCGGTCCGCGGCGGGGCCCATCCGCGCCTGGAGCGCTGCCGGGTGCATCACGCGTCGGGTGTGGGCCTGTCGGTGACCGGGGAGAACTCCGCGCTGGAAGCGGTGGGTTGCGAGGTCTACGAGGTCCGTGGCAGCGGGGTGCAGATCACCGGCAAGGCCACCGCGCACCTCACCGACTGCGATGTGCACCGCACCACCGGGGACGGCGTCACGCTCGACACGGACGCCGTGCTGACCCTGGCCGACTGCACCATCCACGACATCCCCGAGAACGCGGTGGACCTCAGGTCGCGTGCCGTCCTCACCCTCACACGCACGACGGTGCGCCGGTTCGGGCGCAACGGCCTGTCGGTGTGGGATCCGGGCACGCGCGTGGACGCCAACCAGTGCGAGATCTTCGACAGCACCGGCGACTATCCCGCGGTGTGGGTGAGCGACGGGGCGACCGTGGTGCTGGACTCGTGCCGGGTGCACGACGTGCCGGACGCGCTGTTCGTCCTGGACCGCGGCTCCCGCGCGGACGTCGTCGACAGCGACCTCTCCCAGGTGCGCAACACCGCGGTGTCGGTGAGCGACGGAGCCACCGCGCAACTCGACGACTGCCGTATCCGGGACGCGGCCACCGGCGCCTGGTTCCGGGACCACGGCAGTGGCGGCACCCTCAACAACTGCACGGTGGACGGCACCCAGACCGGCGTGATCGTCACCAAGGGCGCCGACCCGACGATCGAGCGGTGCACGGTCGACTCCCCCGCCGAGGCGGGCTTCTACGTGTCGGCGGGCGGCCGGGGCAGCTTCCTCAACTGCCGGGTCACCGGCAGCGGCGGCTACGGCTTCCATGTGATCGACGGGTCCCGTACGACGCTCAGGAAGTGCCGCACGGAGCGGTGCGCACGGGGCGGTTACGAGTTCGCGGACGCCGGCCCGGACACGGGATCCGGCGTCGGCCCGGTCGTCGAGGACTGCACGAGCGACGAGAGCGCGGGGCTGCGCCCGTCCGCCGACCCGGAGCCCGTCGTGCAGACGGCGAGCCAGTCCCCCGGTCTGCTCGGCGCGATCCCCGGGCAGCGCATCACCGAGCCGGAGCAGCCTGCCGCCCCCGCCGAGCCGGAGCAGCCCGCGCGCACCTCCCAGGCCGTCATGGGCGAACTCGACGCCCTGGTGGGCCTGGACAGCGTCAAGCGCGAGGTGCGGGCCCTCACCGACATGATCGAGGTCGGCCGGCGCCGCCGGGAGGCGGGCCTCAAGGCGGCCTCGGTCAAACGCCACCTGGTCTTCACCGGCTCCCCCGGAACCGGCAAGACGACGGTCGCCCGCCTCTACGGCGAGATCCTCGCCTCCCTCGGTGTCCTGGAGAAGGGCCACCTCGTCGAGGTGTCCCGCGTCGACCTGGTCGGCGAGCACATCGGCTCCACCGCGATCCGCACCCAGGAGGCCTTCGACAAGGCGCGCGGCGGTGTGCTGTTCATCGACGAGGCGTACGCGCTCTCCCCCGAGGACTCCGGCCGCGACTTCGGCAAGGAGGCCATCGACACCCTGGTGAAGCTCATGGAGGACCACCGGGACGCGGTCGTGGTGATCGTCGCGGGCTACACGGCCGAGATGGAGCGGTTCCTCTCGGTCAACCCCGGGGTGGCGTCCCGCTTCTCACGGACCATCACCTTCGGCGACTACACCCCCGACGAACTGCTGCGGATCGTGGAGCAGCAGGCCGACGAGCACGAGTACCGACTGGCGTCGGGCGCGCCGGAGGCTCTCCTCAAGTACTTCACGGCGATCCCCAAGGGCCCCGCCTTCGGCAACGGCCGCACCGCCCGCCAGACGTTCGAGGCCATGGTCGAGCGGCACGCGAGCCGCGTCGCCCAGTTCGCGGAGCCCAGCACGGACGATCTGACGCTGCTGTACGCGGAGGACCTGCCGGAGCTCGGCTGACCTGAGCGGCTACCGCTGCGCCGGTACGTCCGGACGCAGCCGGGCCAGCAGCTTCGTCCGCTCCTGCGCGAAGCCGGGGTCGGCCTGGTAGTCGGAGTGGCCCAGGATCGGTGTGGGCAGCGGGTGCTGCTCGGTGCGGCCGTAGGCCAGCGGGTCCTCGAGGGGTTCGTGGTCGACCTCGGGGCCGCATTCGCCAGGCAGTCGGACCGGGCCGCCGATGGGGTCGGTGGGTCGGTACAGGTTGCGCCAGCAGGCGACGTCGTGGTGCAGGGCGCTGAGCGCGGCCGGCCCGAAGTGGGCGGGGAACCAGCGGCCGTAGAGCCGCTCGAGCGGTGAGCCGTACGTCAGCAGCGCGACCCGCCTGCGGTCGGCCGGCGTCAGCTGCCAGGCCGCCGCGGCGGCGAGGACGCTGCCCTGGGAGTGCCCGGAGATCACCAGACGGCCGCCGGTGGCGCGGGTCCAGGTGGCTATCCGCCAGGTCAGGTCGGGCACCGCGCGCTCGGCGTAGCAGGGCGGCGAGAAGGGGTGGGCGGCGCGCGGCCAGAACGTGCCGACGTCCCACAGGATGCCGATGGTACGGCGTGCGGAGGGGTCCTTGTAGGCGCGTCGGCCCCAGGTGACGAACAGTATGAAGCCGAACCCGATCAGCCAGGAGCCGAGCGCCTGCGCGGTGTCGGCGGCGCCCTGGACGAAGGCGTACGTCCGGTCCGCCGCCTCGCCGGGTGTTTTGCCGGTGGCGAGGGCGCCCACCAGTGCGGCGGCGCCCAGGAGCAGGGTGGTGGCGGAGGTGACGGCGACGATCAGCGGGGCCCGGTCGGTGAGTGCGGCCAGCGCGCGGGCGTTGGCGATACGCCGGGTGCGGGCGCGGTCCTTGGGCTTGTCCGGGTAGTCGCGGTCCACGGCGGCCAGTTCGGTGCGGCGCAGCTGCCAGGTGCGGCGTCCCAGCCAGCCGCACAGCACCAGCAGGACGACGATGAGCGGCGGGATCACGGACGCCTGCCAGGTCAGCAGGACGGGTGGTCCGGTGATGGTGGTTCCGGTGCCGTCCAGCCAGTCGGCCACGCGCTGGGACACTCCGCCGGACATCACCCCGCCGAGGGCGCAGGCGAGCATCGCGACGGCGGGCCCGCCCAGGCCGCGCATGGCGGCGCGCGGGTCGGGGTGGGTGCGGTGCAGGGTGTGGGCCACGACGGCCATGACGATCACGATCAGTCCCTGGCCCAGGGCGATGGTGCCGAAGGTGGCGTCGCCGGGCAGCCGCCCCCGCGACTCCCATCCCGGGCGGTCCCAGCCGGCGTAGAGCATGGTCAGGGCGAGCAGGCCGAGCGCGGCGAGCGGCAGACGTCGTACGAGGTGCTCGTCGAGCTCCCGGTCGAGGCGGTTCTCGCTGCGGCCGCGGCGGCAGACCACCCAGACGACCATGACCGCGCCGCCGGCCAGCGCCACCATCAGGAGCCGGCCCAGCGCGTCGAGCAGGGCAGGTCCGTCGGGTCGGCGGTCGAAGCGGGCCGCCGCGGAGCCGACGGCCGCGGCGACCGTGAGCAGGGCCGCGGCGGTGTGGGCGGCACGCAGCCGGGCCACCAGTCGGCGTCCGTACCAGAAGCCGGGGCGGCCGAGGGCGGTGCGGGCCGTGTCCTCGTCGGGCTCGGCCGGGCGGGACATCGGCGCCTGCGACTCGTAGGCGTTCCAGGTGCGGTGGGACAGGTACCACAGCAGGCAGGTGAGCACGGCGGGGAGCAGGGCGGCGAGGGCGAGTCTGCGGCCGGGGCGGCTCCACCAGCCGCCGTCGGAGACGGTCGGCGACAGGAAGCCCAGCCAGGAATGCCGGTCGGCACACGCGCGGGTGCCCGCGCACTGCCATGCCGTGAGATCGAGGGCCACCTCGCAGACGGCCGCGACCAGCAGCACCGTCAGGGACAGTCCCGCCAGTCGCACCAGCAGCCCGTACAGCCGGACCGTGCGGGTGCGGCCGCGGGCGGCGGGGCGCATCCAGTGGGCGAGGTTGACCACCATGAACGGGAGCAGCAGCAGCCACAGGGCGCGCGAGGCGTTGCCGGAGGTGAGGTTGCACCAGACGTAGGCCTCGGGCACCGGCTCGCGCCGCGGGTTGCCGGGTCCGGTGTCGGCCTCGGCGTCGTCGGCGCGCCGGAACACGGCCGCCGTGTCGTCGCCGGTGATCCGTACCGTCCGCGGATCGTCGAGCATCTTCTCGGGCGTCGTACCGCCCACCCCGTGGACCAGCAGCTCCAGTGCGAAGCCCTCCGGCCCGCCCGTCGAGGCACGTTCCTGCGCATGTTCCACTGTGTCGCTCTTCCCCCGTGACGCGCCGTCCGCATATGTCGGTGCGGCCTCAAGGATCTCCGCTGAGGCCGCGCCCTACACCTCTCGTCACGGAATCTCCCCGTTCCGTGTGACGGTCGGGACGGAGGATACGGCCGAAGTGACATGAGCGCGTCGTGACGGTCGGTGGCGCGACCGGTACCGTG
Above is a window of Streptomyces sp. NBC_00490 DNA encoding:
- a CDS encoding MOSC domain-containing protein, translated to MGNARLQSIHVHPVKAFRGLAPGEADVEPWGLAGDRRWALIDDGGKVVTQRREPRVALAAAELLPGGGVRLSAPGMEPLEVPVPRPVGTVPVTIFRDKVEAVPAEDAAAHAWCSDYLGADARLVHMDDPATRRPVDPEYALDGETVSFADGFPLLLTTTASLDALNSLIAQGDHADEGPLRMDRFRPNVVVSGTDAWAEDDWSLLSIGEVVFRVAKTCGRCVVTTTDQSTAARGREPLHTLGHHRRLGGKLVFGQNLVARSRGTIRVGDPVTILDR
- a CDS encoding Rv1733c family protein, which encodes MRAMSGLWRWRRNPLRRATDLAEAWVALAALLLILVVAPVAGVVVGGLAQDSLQESVRDQRGTRHVVTATVARKLDRSPLDADPETSTGREMRTRVLADWTAPDGTAQHGPVLANLKDPHRGDHFTIWTDARGHIVARPLDSATATTHAVLAGFGAALLGIGLVESARRLIVWRMVRRRYARWDQAWERVGPDWGRTGTGS
- a CDS encoding right-handed parallel beta-helix repeat-containing protein, producing the protein MAQGTVQVTHTGTSRWRRRTGEYASLAAALEAAADGDVLTVAPGTYRENLVVQRAVTLRGPEGSPGSVRIAPLDGVPLTVRASAVVQDLHVEGQDAAAPALLVEEGTPELTDIRIVTRSAAGIEVRGGARPTVRRCTVDNPAGIGIAVLDDGGGVFEECEVVAAGQAGVAVRGGAHPRLERCRVHHASGVGLSVTGENSALEAVGCEVYEVRGSGVQITGKATAHLTDCDVHRTTGDGVTLDTDAVLTLADCTIHDIPENAVDLRSRAVLTLTRTTVRRFGRNGLSVWDPGTRVDANQCEIFDSTGDYPAVWVSDGATVVLDSCRVHDVPDALFVLDRGSRADVVDSDLSQVRNTAVSVSDGATAQLDDCRIRDAATGAWFRDHGSGGTLNNCTVDGTQTGVIVTKGADPTIERCTVDSPAEAGFYVSAGGRGSFLNCRVTGSGGYGFHVIDGSRTTLRKCRTERCARGGYEFADAGPDTGSGVGPVVEDCTSDESAGLRPSADPEPVVQTASQSPGLLGAIPGQRITEPEQPAAPAEPEQPARTSQAVMGELDALVGLDSVKREVRALTDMIEVGRRRREAGLKAASVKRHLVFTGSPGTGKTTVARLYGEILASLGVLEKGHLVEVSRVDLVGEHIGSTAIRTQEAFDKARGGVLFIDEAYALSPEDSGRDFGKEAIDTLVKLMEDHRDAVVVIVAGYTAEMERFLSVNPGVASRFSRTITFGDYTPDELLRIVEQQADEHEYRLASGAPEALLKYFTAIPKGPAFGNGRTARQTFEAMVERHASRVAQFAEPSTDDLTLLYAEDLPELG